The Acomys russatus chromosome 3, mAcoRus1.1, whole genome shotgun sequence genome has a window encoding:
- the LOC127186737 gene encoding olfactory receptor 4K15-like, giving the protein MNETNYSRVTEFVLLSLSSSKELQPLLFLIFSLLYLAILLGNFLIILTVASDSRLHTPMYFLLANLSFIDICVASFATPKMLADFLVERKTISFEACMAQIFFVHLFAGGEMVLLVSMAYDRYVAICKPLHYMTIMSRRVCIILVIIPWFVGFIHTTSQLAFTINLPFCGPNLVDSFFCDLPLVTKLACIDTYVVSLLIVADSGFLTMSSFLLLVVSYTVILITVRNRSSASMAKARSTLTAHITVVTLFFGPCIFIYVWPFSGYSVDKVLAVFYTIITPILNPLIYTLRNKEVKAAMSKLRSRYLKLGQVSALIRNVRFLKTK; this is encoded by the coding sequence ATGAATGAGACAAATTACTCTCGAGTGACAGAGTTTGTGCTGCTCAGCCTGTCCAGTTCAAAGGAGCTCCAGCCATTACTGTTTCTCATATTTTCCCTGCTCTACCTAGCAATACTGCTTGGCAATTTCCTCATCATTCTCACAGTGGCTTCAGACTCCAGATTGCATACCCCTATGTACTTCCTGCTTGCAAACCTATCTTTTATAGATATATGTGTGGCCTCTTTTGCTACCCCCAAAATGCTTGCTGACTTCCTGGTTGAACGAAAAACTATATCCTTTGAAGCCTGCATGGCTCAGATCTTCTTTGTGCATCTCTTTGCTGGTGGTGAGATGGTACTTCTAGTATCCATGGCCTATGATCGCTATGTTGCAATATGCAAACCTCTCCACTACATGACAATCATGAGTCGCCGTGTGTGTATCATTCTGGTCATCATCCCCTGGTTTGTGGGCTTCATCCATACAACTAGCCAGTTAGCATTCACTATTAACTTGCCATTTTGTGGTCCTAACCTGGTGGATAGTTTTTTCTGTGATCTCCCACTGGTGACCAAATTAGCCTGCATAGATACTTATGTTGTCAGCTTACTAATAGTTGCCGACAGTGGCTTTCTCACCATGAGTTCATTTCTCCTCTTGGTCGTCTCCTACACTGTAATTTTGATTACAGTTAGGAATCGCTCCTCTGCTAGCATGGCCAAGGCTCGTTCCACACTAACGGCTCACATCACTGTAGTCACACTATTTTTTGGACCATGCATCTTCATCTATGTGTGGCCTTTTAGCGGCTACTCAGTTGACAAAGTGCTTGCGGTGTTCTACACCATCATTACACCCATTTTAAACCCACTTATCTACACTCTTAGAAACAAAGAAGTCAAGGCAGCCATGTCAAAACTGAGGAGTCGCTATCTGAAACTTGGACAAGTTTCTGCACTGATTAGAAATGTCCGTTTTCTCAAAACTAAGTAA